Within the Malus sylvestris chromosome 4, drMalSylv7.2, whole genome shotgun sequence genome, the region aatatattaaaatgatGCATCAACACAAACTAGGAATTTATGTTGGATTTGATTCACCATTTATCATTCAATACCTAGaacccttgactggggatatgtttaccgcGTGGTTTGCGGACTATGATTTTGATAAGACAGTTTTCCCGCCATTAGGGGAAGAAAATAACATCATTCCAGAAaaacgatgagaaaatatcattccagaagaatgataagAAAATACCGTTCCataagaacgaagagaatttgtcttattttgattcacgaagcaatcaatgagaaaatgaaataagaataattgaatgatgcaacaaaagtgatgaaatcatatatacttgctgcaaatgtgcatacaagaattgatgtccctgttggacaaaaattATGATgcagtaaatgatttatctgttgcgCTCTTAAAGCGTGGTAGACCcttagactcaaaaggttcattcgttcgaaagaagaagaatatgacaCTACtaaactattgcattcccgaagcataactgttgcataccagaagcatgacagtcgccgcATGGATATACATCCCAAAAAGGACAATCCACGgacatgggaatgttgatgtctcatgcatggagcatgatagacatataggttccaatgactcaactcccggaagtggagattaaaatccaagctctataacgctcaatAGAAGGTTATGATCTgcattctctaaattatgactatcctggaagagatattgtcatgcccttgaagaggcaatggatatccaaagaaatgaaaagcttttatgcatgcacatgcacatgagaatatgggatcacagattgatgataaccaatggtaattttggtttttacaagtagctactaaattcatcaatgagctgtgttaatattgagtcacgttcttttgttcgtcgacaaaaggaaaattattggccaaaaatggagaaaggcaattccattacaattttgtaagaacgtggaaaaatggacctatatatatttgaatacaatacaaatagccaaaagatgttgaaccaaggaggttacatATAGGCACTTGTAATACAGTGtaatacactcacatgatatgacacaaggttactaattgaaacctgaaattatactcttgtaaacgagttcatataaatggagaattatatacgaagggttgcGAGTCGtccacatcatatctccataagtaaatccctcaagtatacatgagagcaaattgctctgtataaatttcaaaggaaaatgtgtcatgaagtgtagaaaatccctaAAGGATTCAAATTACTTGAAGTAAGCCCCCGAagggtaaaacataaaatatgtactcaataccaatggatggtataaattgccttagtgagtactatcattatgatattgttgcaacatactaaaatctcttgcaagagtcaatgacattaaattagaactcatgaagagttgattgggactcctgaagagtcaagaaaaaaaaattattatgaaatgttgagagaaatattgtctcgagctgcagatcgaacaatctaccaacacgaatcttagCCATGATGTctatgatattaaaagaaccatatggattgaagattatgagttgaatactcaaatgatGTAGGCACTAAGAAacatcatttatcttcgtgagggtaaagataaattaatgtttggtccagaagtaccagttcttagtgaagtatatgctttattatatttggcacaatacacttaatgaaataaagcttatctattaatatctccaagaaattacagatatatacatacacatgaattaaaacaaacaaacaggatggagTCTTTACAAAgattgctcatgtgaagcctcagtactcggaagtaccccaaaaaggggaggcactggagattgatcatgtggtaCCCCAATActtagcaaaacaccagaaggggaaggcatcagttgTTTTCGAAATCTAGCAACaaacctctggtgatcactttgaatctgactttcggattcctgcagttggttgagctttcttttcatgctcgttgaGTAATTATTTTCAAGTACGTGTAAcactctattctcgtgcttgagccctctgatctcttgtttaagacttgccacctcaacCATCAaagattcaacttggcgagtttgagcaaataggcgttggcccatattggataCAGAGCCCGCACACTGAATACTGAGAGCCAAAGAGTCTTGAACGGCCAACTCGTCAAACCGTTTTGAAAGGATTCTGTTATCCTTTTGAGCGAGAAaattcctagctaccacagtagcggttatgttattcttcatcacaaagtccccaacTGTAAAaagaccattagaagataagaaggacggacgccatatgttatcCTGACGCTGCTCGTTTGTATCACTCCTAAAACTCAAATCTAAGAAATCttagatgggcaagtcattttcaaaaatGATAAAGGAAAAAggaggtcaaataaaatttcagaagtgcaagaagggggAAATTTCTACAGGCAGCAACTTGTTGAGCATACTCTTAAACACAATCGATGTctttataaaagaagaggcaacagagccacttgttcagagatcgaagCAGAGCCACTCATTCAGAGATtaaagaggcacaactctctgaatttcaaaagtcagattttcctgaataaagttcgttggcatttttcagacgcaatctcagcttttttggatatcgcgtgcaactttgtcaaacatctctgacaaagttgaaaacacgtaaatcttactgttctaattACACCAAAGTTGCTGATAAGAGTAAAGGCATAGcaccaccacttgctattgggaaatctctatatatgtcgatctccgttctccataacaaggcagacctgcaagaatacctaactcttcctcatctccgagaatgcatcttcaacaaagcatctcgaaatactcagttttcttcctctccaagAATATCTCTTCaaaacaagtcacaccagagcaataTTATCTCATATCTTCAGGGACAAGAGCAAGactatctcatatcatgcaatttccctgtcctttcctttgtccttgttctcaCCTGCaaaaacaaggataaagaaagcaatatgtcggaacctccactcaaacttctagtcaggaacctttgcctggaacctttgcctggttgcttaccttgcattgccctcgagtactcatctttaggGCAAGGGTTGCATTTCACTCCTGCATCAGTGGACAAATACTACAATAGAAGATGCCACACAAGCATGGGGGAAAACCAGGGAAAATACCAATTATGAAAGGGGAGcaagtaaggcaagtgaaaataataaattgaaacatgtggagacaagcacaacaaaacacgtgccgattTATCCCAACGAAGCCGAAGATCACTTGTTACGTGGGGCTGCTCATAGTTCCATTTCATTCAAGAGTAAGTCTCAAAGCCCTTGAAGGAATCACAtgtctgattcaagatcaagtgtccaccacccttgaatcaaattccgctccagataaaaggagtaaattcagacTTTTGAAGCAAATCTAGCAGAAGGTCCTCCATcccagttcaagaacaagcacgtggaaagttaacaacaagtaaaacacctctttcagcaactcTTCTCACTAAGAGATtgaagcagaatgatcaacgatcagcctaaatgatttgaaatcagagggagatactcatcagggggagtatccaagATAGAACaagattttaacaagacaatcgaagacttgtggccatccaagggggagtgttgtaaatatgGTGGATGTCCAAACTTGCCACTAATCCACTAAGCTACAAGTGGGAATAATGTTTGCCAAAACTTGCCTCATATGATTCtcattttctataaatacaatcCCACACAACATAAAAAAAGGTGGTGAGGTTCACGggagagaaaggaaggaaaagaaagaaagaaaagagaggaaggaagaggaaggaagaggaagagagaaaaaaaaggaagaggagaggagataatagaaagagttatttttgtactcctattattccaaattataatgaaagcaccactgctacccccgatgacgtactccagtcacattgactatagaggaacctcgtaaattttgtgtcttgtttatttattacactgcacacaccgtcgattttacaacaattACTGGattcaacatttttttatttttgggttgaATTAGACATATTCATATAATTTTGAAgatattgttttttctttttggcaaACGGTATATTTTATGCTAAATTGGTCTAAGGAAATGAAGATTCAAATTTAGGTGTAGAAAGCCTAGCAAATTGCTATACTCAACTTGACTGAGCAAATATCTGCTAATTTTGAGAAGATGTTCACACAAAAAGTGGGGCATTTAGTTGATCGGAAGCAAACATTCTTAAAATTAAACGTTAGATGTGCTGCTTGACGAGAGTGTAAGTATTGGTTTAGTACtgatgtgcttttataaaaaatgggtataaaaaaaagctgagctcaaaaaggtgtttggtaaacacttaaaaacagcttgttttcacagtttttggtgaaaaaaaactgaaaatgtgaagtagcaaaaatgagcttattctcacagcatagcagaatcagttttttttcaaagcacatcaataccaaaccagccctaacttAGCAGGATTGTCTTCTCCGAGCTTGTAAGACTTATCATTCTGTAAATTTTAATGGAAGGTGATTCTAAATTTGTTATTCACTACATTCAATATTATGATTCaacatgtcaaatttgtggtTATTTACTTCTCCAacattaggattttttttcatatctttTAGGAAACAAATTTCTCTGCTCACACCTATGTTGCTTATTCAGCTCTGCATTTTGATCAATTGAATGAGGGATATCCTAAATGCTTCTTCTTGTAATTCTTAGTTTTTTTAagccaaaaaaagaaagaaagaaagattgGCATAAAACTTTAACACACTAATTAGTAGGAAATACTGCATAATATCACCACAAACTTCTATGTTTGTGAACATAGACTAAATTTTTTCCTAATGACTatgtggagattcacgtcttgtgaTAGTTTGGCACCTGCGTACAACTTCCTTgaatttcatcttttttttttgtgtcaaatAATGCTCACATGAAATGCATGTGGCCCTTTTTAAGGTTGTTATTGTAATTCTACATGGATAAAAGATCCAATATTATTTAGTTTGTCAACCTACATCCAAATTGGCACCAATGCGAATGTTTACGAGGTTGTTCTTGTTTGAGTGTGAGCATGATGAGATTCAGAGTTTAGATGCCAATTGTTTCCGAGTTCAATTTCACTAAGAATGTCTTATTAGAAGATGAGTGCGAATCCTTATTGCTGCGAGGATTGTAATAGAACCTTAAACAGATGTCTTGTACTTTAAGGAAATATATTCAATTTCCTATATGAATTTAATAGGGAATCCTTATGTGGTTCAATAAGGATTGTATATCTATATATAGTGGTCTTTGCTCCATAGTACACGTGCTTTTCTAGACTAAAACATATTGTTCGCTTAAGCATTGAGATTTTGACAAATAAGAGAAGGATTACTGTGATTGTTTATGTGATTTTgccatggaagaaaatgccgataatatcggcgaaatatcgccgatattatcggtttttcgcaCAATGGATATTTAAATAGGTATCCGAATGGTTTTCGTCAacatatcgcgatattattgataatatcgcgatattttggaaatatcgcgatatttttttGAACGGTGCAATCGGACTCCGAGCCGAACGTCGGAGAAGAACGCTGGAGatggtgtgcctattcccgagtcgatttcgtcccaaaaaccttgcaaaaacacgatttttaacttcaatttcacatataaacttcaaatttcacGCATGCAAGAGGTAATCAACGATTCAACATATGTGATgtcggtttagggtttagggtttcaatgGAATCTCACCTGAAAACTTGTTTTCTTCGAGTCGAAGACGAACCAGATGACTGAGCCAACTCCTTGCTCAGCGGCACACCGCCACAGACAACTAAGCCAACTCCGACTTCGCCAGAGCCACGATCAACGACGGCGACACCCAGAAAGTTGGTTTCTGAAAAGGAAGAGGGATTCAAGATTGTCGAACTGAAAAacagaaggatcgagagagtgggagaaggatcgagagaccttgggtctctgtgcgtgtgtgtgggagaaggatcgagagagtgggagatctgtgtgtgtgtgggagaatggagaagggggaAAAGAGAGCTAAGGcctcagagaagaagagagaaagatcgagaattcgagagagagagagagagacgtatGTGTCTGAGatctgtgtgcgtgtgttgtgtgcgtgtgtgatgGCATGTCTGAGAGAGtgggagatctgtgtgtgtgtgggagaatggagaagggggagaagagagCTCAAGCGcctcagagaagaagagagaaggatcgagaatgagagagagagagagacgtatGCGTGTGAGatctgtgtgcgtgtgttgtgtgcgtgtgtgatggcatgtctgtgtgtgtgtgcctgTGTGATCTGACTCACCTAACTAATTGTTCAATCACTTTTTACAATTTCAGACAAttttctacatattttctacactcacaatgtttgtcagctcgctatataatcaacttgataatgttaaattcatcatgcaatgcatttccttccaattttttgtgataaactaatagataattgactaaataaacatcctgcaaagtttcaataaaaatttccaagtttttcttacaatttccgtggtttccatgtaatttttatcgatatcgatattatcccgatatttccatcgatatttccgtgttttcggactaccgatatttccgatattaccgatatttaaatCCTTGGATTTTGCTCATTCATGACTTCAACTAATGGGAGTTCTTCAAGTAAGTTTTCTATATAACTTTATGGATTATAGTTTGTTTTTTGATTGACTATGGTTTATGACACTTGATTATCGAGAATGTcacatgattatttttttttggtaaaaatataaatacaaTTAGACGGATGCATAAAATTGACGCgtaagtaaataaataatagtAAATTTCTCTTGTCTAAGTGATAATTACGAGAACATAGAAAAATTTCAGATAATATTTGCACAATTTTCCCCGGCTAACATTAGCTGTCTTCCTAATAAACAAAGAtcggagagaaaaggagagaaaaatGGCATCCATGAAAGACAGGCAAGCCGACTTTAACGCCTATCCTCCTGTGTCCTAAAACACTACTAGGACATAATATTCTATCCATCTTATCGCTCTCAGACATTGCACAAATCACAACTCcacatattatattattatttttaatcatcATGAGATGGTTTAATGGTTGGTgatgaaatttaaattcatatttTACACCACATgtcataaatttaattttttttatattaatgaaTTATACGATaatagcaaaataaaaaaaaaaaactttatgagTCTTTTCAACCCTAATATTTTAATTGCAATCATTCATTTTCGGATGTATCGTAgtagggaagaaaaaaaataatgaaaacagcCAATAAacagagagaaaggaaaggcgCATGTTTAGATGGACAAGACAAGAATaataagaaagagagagagagagagtggcgGTTGCAACGGCCAGGCCAGGCCACCCTCCACCTCAACACATCTGGTTCCAAATTTTGCAAGTCAATGTGATCAATCATTCATTCCCTCCCCTTCCTTCCTTGccacttctctctcttctttctcttccaaACACCCCAActttctctccattttctttgggaaaaagaaaaagaaaaaaccaaaaaaggaaaaatacccAGAAAAACCTGTGATTTGCCCACCTCGAATTCGCCTGCATCACCATCGTTTCCACCtccaattttgtgttttttttttctgggtgcCCAAACGGTGGTGCTTGCTGGGCAATGAGGTAGCTCCCAATTATCTAtctatttcttcaatttttttttattaaattaattatattttgtttgaatttagagCTTTGAATTTTGAGGGTGATTTGGGAAAGTTGAAATTTGTTGCTACTTTGGAAGATGCAGCATAATATATTTACAACAATGCGTAGCTTGAAGATCATGGATGGGTGTAAGGGAACTCAAGTTTTCGCGCTTAATCCTTCCGGAGACACCGCCGCCGCCGGAAACGGCGGTGGTGCTGGGGGTGTGggggacaagcttcttcaccatttCCGGGTCAACTCTATTCGATCCAGATCGAGTCGGGGCAGTTTTCAGGCTCCGAACCCGACCGCCAACAATGTTTTGCTCGAGACTCTTCTTCCATATGGTCTTCCGGTGTCCGATCTACTCGAGCCCCAAATCGAACCTTCCCTCAAATCGGTCGATTTTGTCGAAACCCTAGCTGATGTGTACCGTAGGATTGAGATTTGCCCCCAATTCGAGAAGTGGAAGATGTATTTGGAGCAATGTGCGACATTTCGGGGTCTGTCGGATCCAAAACTGTTCCGGCGGAGCCTCAGGTCAGCGAGGCAACACGCGGTGGATGTGCACTCGAAGGTGGTGCTAGCGGCGTGGTTGAGGTATGAGAGGAGAGAGGATGAGCTTATTGGGTCGTCATCAATGGATTGTTGTGGTAGAAATGTTGAATGTCCGAAGGCTAGTTTGGTTTCCGGGTATGATCCCGAGTCTGTTTTTGAGTCTTGTATGTGTTCTAGGACGCTGCGGGGGGAGGAGGACGATGATGATCTTGTGATGGGGGATGAGGTATGTTCCACTTCCGAGGAGGATGGTGATATTTCATTTTGTATTGGAGATGCTGAGATTAGGTGTGTTAGATACAACATTGCCTCGCTTTCTAGGCCTTTCAATGCAATGTTGTATGGTAACTTCACGGAGACGCGAAGGGAGAAGATAAATTTCACACAGAATGGGATATCTGTGGAGGCAATGAGGGCAGTCGAGATTTTTAGCAGGATAAAAAGAGTAGATTCTTTTGAAGTGAGAACTGTTTTGGACCTGCTATCCTTTGCAAACAGGTTTTGTTGCGATGAGTTGAAGTCGGTGTGTGATTctcatttggcatctttggTTTGTGAACTGGAAGATGCAATGCTGCTGATTGACTATGGATTGGAGGAGACTGCTCATCTTCTAGTGGCAGCTTGTTTGCAGGTGTTTTTGAGGGAGCTTCCGAGTTCATTGCACAATCCTCATATGATGAGATTATTTTGTACTTCAGAAGCTAGGCAAAGGTTGGCTATGTCTGGGCactcttcttttgttttgtattaTTTGTTGAGCCAGATTGCTATTGAGGAAGACATGAGATCGAACACAACAGTGATGCTTCTAGAGAGGCTGGCAGAGTGTGCCACCGAAATTTGGCAGAAGCAACTTGCATTTCACCTGTTAGGTGTTGTGATGCTTGAGAGGAAAGAATTTAAAGATGCTCAGTGGTGGTTTGAAGAAGCAGTAGAGGTTGGTCATATTTATTCCTTGGTGGGCATTGCGAGGGCCAAGTTCAAGCGTGGCCATAAGTATGCAGCTTACAAGCAAATGAACTCTCTCATTTCTGATTATACACCGGTTGGGTGGATGTATCAGGAGCGATCTCTGTATTGTATTGGAAAGGAAAAGATGATGGATTTGAGCACAGCAACTCACTTGGATCCAACTCTATCttatccatacaagtatagGGCTGTTTCTTTGTTGGAGGAGAACCAGTTTGAAGCAGCTATCACAGAGATTAATAAGATAATTAGTTTCAAGGTCTCTCCTGATTGTCTTGAATTGCGGGCTTGGTTTTCAATTGCCCTTGAAGATTTTGAAGGAGCTCTCAGAGATGTCCGGGCACTCTTGACTTTGGACCCAAATTACATGATGTTTCATGGGAAAATGCATGGTGACCATCTGGTAGAGCTGCTCCACCCTCTTGTTCAACAGTGGAGTCAGGCTGATTGTTGGATGCAACTGTATGATCGATGGTCCTCTGTTGATGATATTGGTTCTCTAGCTGTTGTACATCATATGTTGGCAAATGACCCTGGGAAGAGCCTTCTACACTTTAGGCAGTCTCTCCTTCTGTTGCGGTAAGTAGGAGAAAGCGGTACATTACTATACCAACTAGCCTATCTATAATTTGCTTGTGCATTTAATGAAATGCCTTTGTTCAAATCAGTAgtattgtttttgtttgaagGGCGTAATCCAGAACATAACATCTTAAGTTCTTGACACGTAGAATTCGTCACTTTCAGCTCATTGGAATTGTATGTGCCTGACTGACTTATATTGCATGTTGGGCAGAACTCTAAACCTCGTTTGCTCCTAAGATGTATTATAGAGAAGGATGACACTCCACTTAGTCCAATTTCTATTGCTTTTTTGATGTCATTGGTTGTTATATTAGTCTGTTTTAGTAGCATCTCTGATGTTCCTGAAAATCGTAGGTTAAATTGTCAAAAGGCTGCTATGCATAGTCTTCGGTTGGCTCGGAATCATTCTAGTTCTGAGCATGAGCGGCTTGTCTATGAAGGATGGATCTTGTATGACACTGGCCATCGTGAAGAAGCATTGGCAAAGGCAGAGGAGTCCATTGCTATCCAGAGATCATTTGAAGCATTTTTCCTTAAAGCATATGCTTTAGCAGACTCAAGTCTTGATTCTGAGTCTTCAACATACGTGATCCAGCTTCTAGAGGAAGCGCTTAGATG harbors:
- the LOC126618354 gene encoding ethylene-overproduction protein 1-like isoform X1, which gives rise to MDKTRIIRKRERESGGCNGQARPPSTSTHLVPNFASQCDQSFIPSPSFLATSLSSFSSKHPNFLSIFFGKKKKKKPKKEKYPEKPVICPPRIRLHHHRFHLQFCVFFFWVPKRWCLLGNEMQHNIFTTMRSLKIMDGCKGTQVFALNPSGDTAAAGNGGGAGGVGDKLLHHFRVNSIRSRSSRGSFQAPNPTANNVLLETLLPYGLPVSDLLEPQIEPSLKSVDFVETLADVYRRIEICPQFEKWKMYLEQCATFRGLSDPKLFRRSLRSARQHAVDVHSKVVLAAWLRYERREDELIGSSSMDCCGRNVECPKASLVSGYDPESVFESCMCSRTLRGEEDDDDLVMGDEVCSTSEEDGDISFCIGDAEIRCVRYNIASLSRPFNAMLYGNFTETRREKINFTQNGISVEAMRAVEIFSRIKRVDSFEVRTVLDLLSFANRFCCDELKSVCDSHLASLVCELEDAMLLIDYGLEETAHLLVAACLQVFLRELPSSLHNPHMMRLFCTSEARQRLAMSGHSSFVLYYLLSQIAIEEDMRSNTTVMLLERLAECATEIWQKQLAFHLLGVVMLERKEFKDAQWWFEEAVEVGHIYSLVGIARAKFKRGHKYAAYKQMNSLISDYTPVGWMYQERSLYCIGKEKMMDLSTATHLDPTLSYPYKYRAVSLLEENQFEAAITEINKIISFKVSPDCLELRAWFSIALEDFEGALRDVRALLTLDPNYMMFHGKMHGDHLVELLHPLVQQWSQADCWMQLYDRWSSVDDIGSLAVVHHMLANDPGKSLLHFRQSLLLLRLNCQKAAMHSLRLARNHSSSEHERLVYEGWILYDTGHREEALAKAEESIAIQRSFEAFFLKAYALADSSLDSESSTYVIQLLEEALRCPSDGLRKGQALNNLGSVYVDSDKLDLAADCYTNALNIKHTRAHQGLARVYHLKNQRKAAYDEMTKLIEKARNNASAYEKRSEYCDRDMAKSDLSMATQLDPLRTYPYRYRAAVLMDDHKEGEAIEELTKAITFKPDLQLLHLRAAFHESMGDFVSTVRDCEAALCLDPNHADTHDLYAKARERVNEQQK
- the LOC126618354 gene encoding ethylene-overproduction protein 1-like isoform X2 — protein: MDKTRIIRKRERESGGCNGQARPPSTSTHLVPNFASQCDQSFIPSPSFLATSLSSFSSKHPNFLSIFFGKKKKKKPKKEKYPEKPVICPPRIRLHHHRFHLQFCVFFFWVPKRWCLLGNEHNIFTTMRSLKIMDGCKGTQVFALNPSGDTAAAGNGGGAGGVGDKLLHHFRVNSIRSRSSRGSFQAPNPTANNVLLETLLPYGLPVSDLLEPQIEPSLKSVDFVETLADVYRRIEICPQFEKWKMYLEQCATFRGLSDPKLFRRSLRSARQHAVDVHSKVVLAAWLRYERREDELIGSSSMDCCGRNVECPKASLVSGYDPESVFESCMCSRTLRGEEDDDDLVMGDEVCSTSEEDGDISFCIGDAEIRCVRYNIASLSRPFNAMLYGNFTETRREKINFTQNGISVEAMRAVEIFSRIKRVDSFEVRTVLDLLSFANRFCCDELKSVCDSHLASLVCELEDAMLLIDYGLEETAHLLVAACLQVFLRELPSSLHNPHMMRLFCTSEARQRLAMSGHSSFVLYYLLSQIAIEEDMRSNTTVMLLERLAECATEIWQKQLAFHLLGVVMLERKEFKDAQWWFEEAVEVGHIYSLVGIARAKFKRGHKYAAYKQMNSLISDYTPVGWMYQERSLYCIGKEKMMDLSTATHLDPTLSYPYKYRAVSLLEENQFEAAITEINKIISFKVSPDCLELRAWFSIALEDFEGALRDVRALLTLDPNYMMFHGKMHGDHLVELLHPLVQQWSQADCWMQLYDRWSSVDDIGSLAVVHHMLANDPGKSLLHFRQSLLLLRLNCQKAAMHSLRLARNHSSSEHERLVYEGWILYDTGHREEALAKAEESIAIQRSFEAFFLKAYALADSSLDSESSTYVIQLLEEALRCPSDGLRKGQALNNLGSVYVDSDKLDLAADCYTNALNIKHTRAHQGLARVYHLKNQRKAAYDEMTKLIEKARNNASAYEKRSEYCDRDMAKSDLSMATQLDPLRTYPYRYRAAVLMDDHKEGEAIEELTKAITFKPDLQLLHLRAAFHESMGDFVSTVRDCEAALCLDPNHADTHDLYAKARERVNEQQK
- the LOC126618354 gene encoding ethylene-overproduction protein 1-like isoform X3, with translation MQHNIFTTMRSLKIMDGCKGTQVFALNPSGDTAAAGNGGGAGGVGDKLLHHFRVNSIRSRSSRGSFQAPNPTANNVLLETLLPYGLPVSDLLEPQIEPSLKSVDFVETLADVYRRIEICPQFEKWKMYLEQCATFRGLSDPKLFRRSLRSARQHAVDVHSKVVLAAWLRYERREDELIGSSSMDCCGRNVECPKASLVSGYDPESVFESCMCSRTLRGEEDDDDLVMGDEVCSTSEEDGDISFCIGDAEIRCVRYNIASLSRPFNAMLYGNFTETRREKINFTQNGISVEAMRAVEIFSRIKRVDSFEVRTVLDLLSFANRFCCDELKSVCDSHLASLVCELEDAMLLIDYGLEETAHLLVAACLQVFLRELPSSLHNPHMMRLFCTSEARQRLAMSGHSSFVLYYLLSQIAIEEDMRSNTTVMLLERLAECATEIWQKQLAFHLLGVVMLERKEFKDAQWWFEEAVEVGHIYSLVGIARAKFKRGHKYAAYKQMNSLISDYTPVGWMYQERSLYCIGKEKMMDLSTATHLDPTLSYPYKYRAVSLLEENQFEAAITEINKIISFKVSPDCLELRAWFSIALEDFEGALRDVRALLTLDPNYMMFHGKMHGDHLVELLHPLVQQWSQADCWMQLYDRWSSVDDIGSLAVVHHMLANDPGKSLLHFRQSLLLLRLNCQKAAMHSLRLARNHSSSEHERLVYEGWILYDTGHREEALAKAEESIAIQRSFEAFFLKAYALADSSLDSESSTYVIQLLEEALRCPSDGLRKGQALNNLGSVYVDSDKLDLAADCYTNALNIKHTRAHQGLARVYHLKNQRKAAYDEMTKLIEKARNNASAYEKRSEYCDRDMAKSDLSMATQLDPLRTYPYRYRAAVLMDDHKEGEAIEELTKAITFKPDLQLLHLRAAFHESMGDFVSTVRDCEAALCLDPNHADTHDLYAKARERVNEQQK